ACCTTAGAACTAATAATGGAACAAATTTATTGGTAATTGAAATTAATCCAAATGAAAGAGTTTCTTTCTATTTAAATAGCAAAAACGTAGATGGCAATATTGAACCTGTACAAGCTGAGTATTTTGCGAATAAAGAAGATCGTCCAGAAGCGTATGAGTTATTAGTTTACGATGCGTTACGAGGCGATTCGAAATTTTTTGCGCATTGGAATGAAGTTGAATTGTCATGGCAATGGGTTCAACCAATTTTAGAAGCATTTGAAGAGAATTTAGTACCACTTCATACTTATAAATCCGGTTCATTTGGCCCAGAAGCTGCTGATGAATTATTAGCAGAAGATGGTTTCAAATGGTGGTTAGATACAGCTTTTGTACAAGAAAATGAAAACAACAAAACAGATCTAAAAAGGAGTATTTAAATTATGAGTTCGATTTCTACATTATCAATTAATACAATCCGTACACTATCAATTGATGCGATTAACCAAGCTAATTCTGGTCATCCTGGTTTACCAATGGGTGCTGCGCCAATGGCATATGCATTATGGGCAGATCATTTAAAGCATAATCCAAAAAGTTCAAAATGGTTTGACCGTGACCGTTTTGTATTATCAGCTGGTCATGGTTCAAGCATGTTATATAGTTTACTACATCTTGCAGGCTACGATGTTTCAATCGAAGATCTTAAAGATTTCCGTAAACTAAATAGTAAAACACCTGGGCATCCTGAATTTGGACACACTGATGGTGTTGAAGCTACGACTGGCCCATTAGGACAAGGTATCGCTACTGCTGTTGGTATGGCAATGGCTGAAGCACATTTAGCAGGTAAATTTAACAAAGACAACCTTTCTATTATTGATCACTTTACTTATGCATTAGTTGGTGATGGTGATTTAATGGAAGGTGTTGCTTACGAAGCGATGTCACTTGCTGGCCATATGAAACTTGGTAAGTTAGTTGTATTATACGATTCAAACGATATTTCACTAGATGGTACATTAAATCTTTCTTATTCAGAAGATATGAAAAAGAGAGCTGAATCATTTAACTGGCAATATTTAAGAGTAGAAGATGGAAACGATCATGTAGAAATTTCTAAAGCGATCGAACAAGCTAAACAAAACACAGACCAACCGACAATCATTGAAGTTAGAACAATTATTGGTTACGGAAGTCCAAAAGTGGCTGGTACAAATAAAGCCCATGGTAATCCATTAGGTCATGAAGAAGCAAAAGAAACGAAAAAAGCATATGCTTGGAACTACGAAGAAGATTTCTTTGTGCCAGAAGAAGTTAAATTACATTTTAAAGAAATACAAGAAAAAGGCAGTGAAAAAGAAGCCGAGTGGAAACAATTATTTAATGCATACCGTGAAGCTTACCCAGAATTAGCAGCTCAGCTTGAAAAAGCAATTAAAGGTGAAGTTTTAATCGAAACAAAAGATTTATTAACTTTTGATGAGAATAAAACAATCTCTACACGTGTTGCAAGTGGAGAAGCGATCAATCACTACATTAAAACAGTTCCTGAAATTTTCGGTGGTAGCGCAGATTTATCACATTCAACAATGACAGATATTAAAGATGAAAGTAAATTCGCTGTAGAATCATTTGCTGGACGCAATATTTATTTTGGTGTACGTGAGCACGCGATGGGTGCTGCTGCAAATGGTATGGCATTACATGGTGGAGTTAAGCCTTTTGTAAGTACATTCTTCGTATTTAATGATTATTTACGTCCATCAATTCGTTTAGCAGCATTACAAAAATTACCAGTAACTTATGTATTCACTCATGACTCAATTGCAGTTGGTGAAGACGGTCCTACACATGAGCCAGTTGAACATTTAGCTGCATTACGTGCAATCCCTGGTTTAACAGTTATTCGTCCATCAGACGCAAATGAAACAGCTAATGCTTGGGCATATGCGTTACAAAATACAAATGGACCAATCGCTTTAGTATTAAGTCGTCAAAATTTACCTGTATTTGAAGAAACAGCATCTAGATTAGATCATCTTTCAAAAGGTGGATATGTTTTAACAGAAACGAATGAGCAACCAGACATTATTTTAATCGCTACAGGTTCAGAAGTTTCTCTTGCAGTAAATAGTAAAACTGAGTTAGAAAAAGAAAACTTATCAGTTCGTGTAGTAGCAATGCCAAGTTGGGAGCTATTCGATCAGCAATCAGATGCATATAAAGAGTCTGTTTTACCATCACATATATTAAACCGAGTTTCAATTGAAATGGGGATTTCACTTGGATGGGAACGCTATGTTGGTTTCAAAGGTAAAAAAATCTCAATCGAGACTTTTGGAGCATCTGGAACAGGTAATGAAGTAATGGAATTATTTGGTTTTAGTACAAAGAATGTAGTAAACGTAAGTAAAACTTTATTGAATTCTTGATTTAAATAATATTTTATTTATTTTTTAACATAAAAATTTTTACTTAGAGAAAAACATTAATATTACTGTAGAGATTATGGGAGGATCACGTAATGAAAGTTGGTTTAATTGGATTAGGAAAAATGGGTTTAAACTTAGGTCAAAATTTAATGGATCATAATCATGAAGTAGTAGCATTTGATTTAAATACTGCTGCAGTAGAAGAAATGAAAGGCTTTGGTGCTGTTGGTACTTCAAGCTTAGAAGAATTAGTAAAAAATCTTGATACACCAAGAGTTCTGTGGATTATGGTTCCACATGGGGTAGTAGATTCTGTAATCAATGATGTAAAACCATTCTTATCTGAAGGGGATATAATCATTGAAGCAGGAAACTCACACTATAAAGAGTCTATTAGACGTTATGATGAATTAAAAGAACATGGTATAAGGTTTATGGATGCTGGTACTTCAGGCGGTATGGAAGGCGCTCGTAACGGTGCTTGTTATATGGTTGGTGGAGACCAAGAAGCTTGGGATATCGTAGAACCAATCTTTAAAGATACCTCAGTAGAAAATGGTTTCCTATATGCTGGTAAAATTGGTAGTGGACATTTCCTAAAAATGGTTCATAATGGGATCGAATACGGTATGATGGCTGCAATCGGTGAAGGATTTGAAGTATTAGAAAAAAGTGACTTTGATTATGATTATGAAAAAGTTGCGAAAGTATGGAATAATGGTTCTGTAATTCGTTCTTGGTTAATGGAATTAACTGAAAATGCATTCTCAAAAGATGCTAAGCTTGATGAAATTAGAGGCGTAATGCATTCATCTGGTGAAGGTAAATGGACAATTGAAACAGCTTTAGACCTTCAAGCTGCTACACCAGTTATTGCAATGTCATTATTAATGCGCTACCGTTCATTAGATAACGATACGTTCACAGGTAAAGTTGTTGCGGCTCTTCGTAATGAATTTGGTGGACATGCAGTTGAAAAGAAATAAATAAAGTATAAAATAGGAAATATCCCTAAAAATTGGAGGAAGTTAAAAATGAAATTTTTTATTGACACAGCTAATGTAGAAGACATCCAAAAAGCTTATAAAATGGGCGTATTATCTGGAGTAACTACAAATCCATCTTTAGTAGCAAAAGAAGGCGTTAAATTCGAAGACCGTATCGAAGAAATTTTAAAATTAGTTCCTGAAGTAGAATCAGTTTCTGCTGAAGTTACACCAAACGCAGTTTCTGCTGAAGAAATGATCGCTGAAGCTGACGAGCTTATTAAAATAAACGGTGGAGATAAAAATATTACAATTAAATTACCAATGACACTTGCAGGGTTAGAAGCTTGCCGTTATTTAACGAAAAAAGGTGTTAAAACAAACGTAACATTAATCTTTACTGTTAACCAAGCTTTATTAGCAGCTAGAGCAGGTGCTACTTATGTATCTCCATTCTTAGGTCGTTTAGACGATATTTCTGAAGATGGTGTATTATTAGTTGCTAAAATTGCTGAATTATTCCGAGTTCATAATATGGACGCTCAAATCATTGCTGCGTCAGTTCGTCACCCAGACCATGTTACTCGTGTAGCATTAGCTGGAGCTCATATCGCGACAATTCCTTACAGTGTTATTGAGCAATTATCTAAACACCCATTAACAGATCAAGGTATTGAAAAATTTGCTGCTGACTGGGCAAAAACTTCATTATAATTTGTAACAAACTTTAAATCTAATAAGTATAAAGCCCCCATCTTCATTGAAACTCATTTTGTAGTTATGAAATGGGGGTATTTACATAAAAACAAGGAATAGAGGAGGAAATAGTAATGAATTCGAATCAGAAATTTGTTGGTTATGTAGGTACATATACAAAAAGTGAAAGTAAAGGTATTTATCAATTTACACTTGATACAGAAAAAGAAAGAATAACTGATGTTAAAGCAGTTGCTGAACTAGGAAATCCAACTTATTTAACAATTAGTGAAGACAATAAAAATCTATATGCTGTTGCAAAAGAAGGAAACTTAGGTGGAATTACTGTCTATTCGATTGATGAAAACAGTGGAGAGCTTAAAAAATTAAATGAACAGCTTAATGAAGGCGCTTCACCTTGTCATATTAGCGTTGACTCAGGTAAGCAAAATATTGTTACAGCAAATTATCATAAAGGTACAATTGAATTATATAAAATCAATCAAGAAAATGGTTTTGCTAGTGATGTTAAATCGATTATGCAACATGAGGGATCAGGTCCAAATAAAGAGCGCCAAGAAAAACCTCATGCCCATTATTCTGGTTATACATTAAATGAAAAATATGTAGCTGCAATTGATTTAGGAATCGATCAATTAATTACATATAAAATCGAAAACAATTCTTTAGTTGAAGTAAGCAGTCTATCTGTTAAACCTGGAAGTGGGCCACGTCATATCACATTCCATCCAAATGGAAAGTTCGCTTATATTATGACGGAGCTTAGTTCAGAAGTAATTGCTCTACAATTAAATGAAGATGGAAGCTTTACAGATTTACAATATATTTCGACAATCCCTAGTGAATTTATTGAAAACAATCAAGGAAGTGCCATCCATATTTCAAAAGATGGTCAATTCGTATATGCAGGAAATCGTGGTCATAACAGTATCGCAGTATTTAGTGTAAATCAAGATACTGGTAAGCTTGAATTAGTTGAAATTACTTCAAGTGAAGGTAATTGGCCAAGAGATTTCGTATTAGATCCATCTGAGAACTATTTAGTTGGTTCAAATGAAATGTCAGGGAATCTAGTTTTATATGCAAGAAATAAAACTACTGGAAAATTAACAGTGCTTCAATCAGACGTACAAGTACCTGAAGCAGTATGTGTGAAATTTTTAAACGTTTAATCTAAATTAGGAGACTTTTAAGATGGATTTTAAAATAACTGATGCGGCCAAAGAAATACTTGGCGCAGTAGATCAAAATAAAATACTACAATTAGAATTTGACCGTGGAAGCTGTGATGTCGTTAATAACATCTATGAGATAAAAGTTATTAATAAAAGAGAATGTGGTCCTAATGAAAAAATGATAATTGGAGACCAGTTTGAGTTTATGGTAAATAAAAATTTTGAAGATGTATACGAAGACCAATTAGTAATTGATTATGTTGATGGATCATTTGTTTTCAAAAATCGAAATCAAATTTTTAATAATCGAATCGGATTAACTTATATTAAATAGGTTGAATACCAACGGCTTTTGAATGATGATAAGATAAGAATTTTTTGGAGATGCGATTCTTTGAGGGATTAGCGTCTCTTTTTTAGATGATGTTTTTAGTAAAGTTGTACTCATCAAATATTTTTATAAAACCTTTGTTCTCATTCCTTTTAATTAAAGTGTTTTTATAGGAGAAAATAATCTCTTTCTATTCTTATTTTAGTCGATTTGCTTTAATCTGTTTAATCATCGAATGTTTATCTGTCTGTACAATGTTTCCCCGGGCAAACTTTCCAACTGAGTGTTTAAAATCATCCTTCATTTTTTAAAGAAATCAAGATTCTTCCTCATCTTAACTAGAATTCGATCTTCTACATTCGCTTTCACTTGTTTTTACGGTCTACCCAAACCTCATACGGCACATCCATGTAATAGTTAGTAGTCCGAGCGCTAAAATCATTACAATGTTATATAGCATCAAATGCATTTAGTTTAGAAAATCGGTATTTTGATGAACATGGATTAATTTATTTAATTAATAGGGCAAGATTGTTAAGTAGATTGTAATAAGCACTGCGCGGGTAATTACCGAAACGAGCATTTACGGGTAGACTAAAGAGCCACAATAGTGGCCCTTATTTTATTTGAATTGCTTTTTTAATGAAGGGTAGGATACGGGATTAATTGGTTTGTTTGTGATATGATTTAAAATAAAAACATATACTCTAGTGATGTATATTTTTGACACTTTAGGGGATGGAGAAATGAAATTTGAGATGCAAAAAGCGAATATGTTGGCTGAAGATATAAATGATTTTGTCAAATTAGTACATAATAGTTATGAAAATAGTAAATACTCATCTACTAATAATAAAGACAAAATATATCAAATAAAACTATTAATTGAAGAGTTTAGGTTCCAAGTATTGGCAGATGAACTATTCAGAATTAATCGGTTCGCATGGGATGGGAAATATACATATTTATTGATCGAGAACTTTATAAAAGGAATTAGCATTATTGATGAGTACGTGGAAAATAATTATAATGAACTTTATATTTTCACTGCAAAGCTCTACACTTTAAAAAATGCGATCATTTCATTTAATAATAAATAATTTAATGCGAAAAAAATTTTTGAATACAAATTAAAAATGCTATTTCCTCTACAGAAGGTAATAGCATTTTAGATTGGAGTTTGTTAAAGCTTTTTAAACCTAAAAGGACTAACCATTAAGAAAGCAAGAATTAAAGTAATCCATGCATTACTATAAAAAAACATTCCCATACCAGCTAAAGGTAAACCAGCTGCAGGAATAGGCAACCCTTTGAAATAACCTATAGTAGGTTTAGCACTAAATTTTGCTAATCTTAATGCCCCCATCGTAGGAAAAAGGATAAATGCAAGTGAAGTTAAGATTGATGGTGCCGAAATGGAATGAAATAAAAGCGCAGGGGCAACGCCGAAACTAACAATATCGGCCAAAGAATCTAGCTCTACCCCAAATTCACTATTCACTTTTAGTTTCCTAGCAACTTTTCCGTCAAGAAGATCGAAAATAGCAGCGATGAAAATAAAAATTGAGGAAATCATTATTAAACCACTCATATTAAGTGTAATCGATAGAACACCACAAACTAAATTTCCGATTGTAAGTAAATTGGGTATAGATTTTACGACCTGACTAAACAAAGTATCCCCCCTGACCATTAAAAACCTTTCTATAGTATTTTCTATCTATTTACACTTTATTCTTAAATCTTCATACTAATATATTTATCAAGTTTGTAAAATTAAAAAAGGGAAAAAATACCAAATATCGAATAATAAAGAAATATACCAATTAAAAAAGATTAAAAGATTATAGGAGGCATTTAATGAAGGCATTATCCGCTTCAATTGGATTAATACTAGAAGTGATTAGAATCATATTGATCTTCGGGTTA
This genomic interval from Gottfriedia acidiceleris contains the following:
- the tkt gene encoding transketolase, with amino-acid sequence MMSSISTLSINTIRTLSIDAINQANSGHPGLPMGAAPMAYALWADHLKHNPKSSKWFDRDRFVLSAGHGSSMLYSLLHLAGYDVSIEDLKDFRKLNSKTPGHPEFGHTDGVEATTGPLGQGIATAVGMAMAEAHLAGKFNKDNLSIIDHFTYALVGDGDLMEGVAYEAMSLAGHMKLGKLVVLYDSNDISLDGTLNLSYSEDMKKRAESFNWQYLRVEDGNDHVEISKAIEQAKQNTDQPTIIEVRTIIGYGSPKVAGTNKAHGNPLGHEEAKETKKAYAWNYEEDFFVPEEVKLHFKEIQEKGSEKEAEWKQLFNAYREAYPELAAQLEKAIKGEVLIETKDLLTFDENKTISTRVASGEAINHYIKTVPEIFGGSADLSHSTMTDIKDESKFAVESFAGRNIYFGVREHAMGAAANGMALHGGVKPFVSTFFVFNDYLRPSIRLAALQKLPVTYVFTHDSIAVGEDGPTHEPVEHLAALRAIPGLTVIRPSDANETANAWAYALQNTNGPIALVLSRQNLPVFEETASRLDHLSKGGYVLTETNEQPDIILIATGSEVSLAVNSKTELEKENLSVRVVAMPSWELFDQQSDAYKESVLPSHILNRVSIEMGISLGWERYVGFKGKKISIETFGASGTGNEVMELFGFSTKNVVNVSKTLLNS
- the gnd gene encoding phosphogluconate dehydrogenase (NAD(+)-dependent, decarboxylating) is translated as MKVGLIGLGKMGLNLGQNLMDHNHEVVAFDLNTAAVEEMKGFGAVGTSSLEELVKNLDTPRVLWIMVPHGVVDSVINDVKPFLSEGDIIIEAGNSHYKESIRRYDELKEHGIRFMDAGTSGGMEGARNGACYMVGGDQEAWDIVEPIFKDTSVENGFLYAGKIGSGHFLKMVHNGIEYGMMAAIGEGFEVLEKSDFDYDYEKVAKVWNNGSVIRSWLMELTENAFSKDAKLDEIRGVMHSSGEGKWTIETALDLQAATPVIAMSLLMRYRSLDNDTFTGKVVAALRNEFGGHAVEKK
- the fsa gene encoding fructose-6-phosphate aldolase, coding for MKFFIDTANVEDIQKAYKMGVLSGVTTNPSLVAKEGVKFEDRIEEILKLVPEVESVSAEVTPNAVSAEEMIAEADELIKINGGDKNITIKLPMTLAGLEACRYLTKKGVKTNVTLIFTVNQALLAARAGATYVSPFLGRLDDISEDGVLLVAKIAELFRVHNMDAQIIAASVRHPDHVTRVALAGAHIATIPYSVIEQLSKHPLTDQGIEKFAADWAKTSL
- a CDS encoding lactonase family protein, with amino-acid sequence MNSNQKFVGYVGTYTKSESKGIYQFTLDTEKERITDVKAVAELGNPTYLTISEDNKNLYAVAKEGNLGGITVYSIDENSGELKKLNEQLNEGASPCHISVDSGKQNIVTANYHKGTIELYKINQENGFASDVKSIMQHEGSGPNKERQEKPHAHYSGYTLNEKYVAAIDLGIDQLITYKIENNSLVEVSSLSVKPGSGPRHITFHPNGKFAYIMTELSSEVIALQLNEDGSFTDLQYISTIPSEFIENNQGSAIHISKDGQFVYAGNRGHNSIAVFSVNQDTGKLELVEITSSEGNWPRDFVLDPSENYLVGSNEMSGNLVLYARNKTTGKLTVLQSDVQVPEAVCVKFLNV
- a CDS encoding iron-sulfur cluster biosynthesis family protein, which translates into the protein MDFKITDAAKEILGAVDQNKILQLEFDRGSCDVVNNIYEIKVINKRECGPNEKMIIGDQFEFMVNKNFEDVYEDQLVIDYVDGSFVFKNRNQIFNNRIGLTYIK
- the pssA gene encoding CDP-diacylglycerol--serine O-phosphatidyltransferase; its protein translation is MFSQVVKSIPNLLTIGNLVCGVLSITLNMSGLIMISSIFIFIAAIFDLLDGKVARKLKVNSEFGVELDSLADIVSFGVAPALLFHSISAPSILTSLAFILFPTMGALRLAKFSAKPTIGYFKGLPIPAAGLPLAGMGMFFYSNAWITLILAFLMVSPFRFKKL